A window of Metabacillus sp. B2-18 contains these coding sequences:
- the groL gene encoding chaperonin GroEL (60 kDa chaperone family; promotes refolding of misfolded polypeptides especially under stressful conditions; forms two stacked rings of heptamers to form a barrel-shaped 14mer; ends can be capped by GroES; misfolded proteins enter the barrel where they are refolded when GroES binds) translates to MAKDIKFSEEARRSMLRGVDALADAVKVTLGPKGRNVVLEKKYGSPLITNDGVTIAKEIELEDAFENMGAKLVAEVASKTNDVAGDGTTTATVLAQAMIREGLKNVTAGANPMVVRKGIEKAVAVALEELQAISKPIEGKESIAQVAAISAADDEVGQLIAEAMERVGNDGVITIEESKGFSTELEVVEGMQFDRGYASPYMVTDSDKMEAVLENPYVLITDKKITNIQEILPVLEQVVQQGKPLLLIAEDVEGEALATLVVNKLRGTFNAVAVKAPGFGDRRKAMLEDIAILTGGEVITEELGLDLKSANIDQLGRASKIVVTKENTTIVEGAGQADQIAGRVSQIRSQLEETTSEFDKEKLQERLAKLAGGVAVIKVGAATETELKERKLRIEDALNSTRAAVEEGIVSGGGTALVNVYNKVAAIQEEGDTQTGVNIILRSLEEPVRQIAHNAGLEGSVIVERLKNEQVGIGFNAANGTWVNMFEAGIVDPTKVTRSALQNAASVAAMFLTTEAVIADKPEEGGGMPDMSGMGGMGGMGGMM, encoded by the coding sequence ATGGCAAAAGATATTAAATTTAGCGAAGAAGCTCGCCGTTCAATGCTTCGTGGTGTTGACGCTTTAGCAGATGCTGTAAAAGTTACATTAGGACCTAAAGGACGTAACGTAGTATTAGAAAAGAAATACGGTTCACCTTTAATCACAAACGATGGTGTAACAATTGCTAAAGAAATTGAATTAGAAGATGCATTCGAAAACATGGGTGCAAAATTAGTAGCTGAAGTTGCTAGCAAAACAAATGATGTTGCTGGTGACGGTACAACTACTGCAACGGTTTTAGCTCAAGCAATGATCCGTGAAGGGTTAAAGAACGTAACAGCTGGTGCTAACCCAATGGTAGTTCGTAAAGGTATTGAAAAAGCTGTAGCTGTTGCATTAGAAGAGCTTCAAGCTATTTCTAAACCAATCGAAGGTAAAGAATCAATTGCACAAGTTGCTGCGATTTCTGCTGCTGATGATGAAGTAGGTCAATTAATCGCTGAAGCAATGGAGCGCGTTGGTAACGACGGTGTTATCACAATCGAAGAGTCCAAAGGTTTCTCTACTGAATTAGAAGTAGTTGAAGGTATGCAATTCGATCGTGGATATGCATCTCCATACATGGTAACTGATTCTGACAAAATGGAAGCAGTTCTTGAAAACCCATATGTATTAATTACTGACAAAAAAATTACAAACATTCAAGAAATCCTACCAGTATTAGAGCAAGTGGTACAACAAGGTAAACCACTATTACTAATCGCTGAGGATGTTGAAGGTGAAGCATTAGCAACTTTAGTTGTGAACAAGCTTCGTGGAACATTCAATGCTGTAGCTGTTAAAGCTCCAGGATTCGGTGATCGTCGTAAAGCAATGCTAGAAGACATTGCGATCTTAACTGGCGGAGAAGTGATCACTGAAGAACTAGGCTTAGATCTTAAATCAGCTAACATCGATCAATTAGGACGCGCTTCTAAAATTGTTGTAACAAAAGAAAACACAACAATCGTAGAAGGTGCTGGCCAAGCTGATCAAATCGCTGGTCGCGTAAGCCAAATCCGTTCTCAATTAGAAGAAACAACTTCTGAGTTCGATAAAGAAAAATTACAAGAGCGTCTTGCTAAATTAGCTGGCGGTGTAGCAGTTATCAAAGTTGGTGCTGCAACTGAAACTGAATTAAAAGAGCGTAAACTACGTATTGAAGATGCCCTTAACTCTACTCGCGCTGCAGTAGAAGAAGGTATCGTTTCTGGTGGTGGTACTGCTCTAGTGAACGTATATAACAAAGTTGCTGCTATTCAAGAAGAAGGTGACACTCAAACAGGTGTTAACATCATCCTTCGTTCTCTTGAAGAGCCAGTTCGTCAAATCGCTCACAACGCTGGTCTTGAAGGATCTGTTATCGTTGAGCGCTTGAAAAACGAACAAGTTGGCATCGGCTTCAACGCAGCTAACGGCACATGGGTAAACATGTTCGAAGCTGGTATTGTTGACCCAACTAAAGTTACTCGTTCTGCACTTCAAAACGCAGCATCTGTAGCAGCTATGTTCTTAACAACTGAAGCTGTTATCGCTGACAAACCTGAAGAAGGCGGCGGCATGCCAGATATGAGCGGCATGGGCGGCATGGGTGGAATGGGCGGCATGATGTAA
- a CDS encoding YwqH-like family protein: MSYLSYLLQQLIEKREQLIRLKNTKTTILNLQDILVKQELSVDEPALTASLWNGNTARSFVDKREVVKSSYIDITYSQVGNAIKVIDDKISSIQVDIQTLEIKIEMEKARIENERRVENR; encoded by the coding sequence ATGTCCTATTTATCCTATTTGCTTCAGCAATTAATTGAGAAAAGGGAACAGCTTATTAGACTTAAAAATACGAAAACTACTATACTAAATCTTCAAGATATACTTGTTAAGCAGGAATTATCGGTTGATGAACCTGCATTAACTGCTTCTCTATGGAATGGGAATACAGCTAGGAGCTTTGTTGATAAACGTGAAGTTGTAAAGTCTTCCTATATAGACATTACCTATTCGCAAGTAGGGAATGCAATTAAGGTGATTGATGATAAAATTTCCTCAATTCAAGTAGATATTCAAACATTAGAAATAAAAATAGAAATGGAGAAAGCTCGGATTGAAAATGAAAGGAGAGTTGAAAATCGTTGA
- a CDS encoding DUF5344 family protein, with amino-acid sequence MNQPIKVVYEDVIKLVSNIQNANEHFDTSIKDDFALQNELEVVKTINGLNQMLERIREEYKHILLQNNQSAIQAVESNKETDQSISQSFFLNSGE; translated from the coding sequence TTGAATCAGCCAATCAAGGTTGTATACGAAGACGTCATAAAGTTAGTCTCGAATATCCAAAACGCTAATGAGCATTTTGATACATCAATCAAAGATGATTTTGCCCTACAAAATGAATTGGAAGTTGTGAAAACAATAAATGGACTAAATCAAATGTTAGAGAGAATTCGGGAGGAATATAAACACATACTTTTACAAAATAATCAATCAGCTATTCAGGCTGTTGAGTCAAATAAAGAAACCGATCAATCAATTTCTCAATCTTTCTTTCTAAACTCTGGAGAATAA
- a CDS encoding LXG domain-containing protein: protein MKLLDNHSLQYSISDLISKLDSQKAQLNQVIISINELFNYQDSFTGKTADAIRLFYQDIHIPFLTFYSTLLEDYKKVLITLKDRSLDLENEPNGLIKQSFLEGELSDGLTQSEKSLVKLVNETNENLNTIEDIVHVPRVNDQDFLNATEDAHKEINQTVTDLISFDTENSKNLETVGKDIHMMEQYILEMQSILRSGRISVGNYSTVQTSVFTQRLSLLQSLHQKQNFDYMLLRSTVPSEYESMRKLLYLNNNSFYRIMTNSEDIAISGTGVAQNPDGAGTKRKSDNIITIEDKVEDGWGSDGVGNAGYSLEADIEERNIQGEIGASVVNTDNMDDIPDHVSQKILYGDMGISVPYGLESFTKSTIYGQNIGFKSEAGVAKSSFSHENSPLNGTFNFAQGEAKLNYEDYTYSAGAGVSAAKVELKVEPLNFFGYEPLEEWFGFNYDPFVGVDISLGSIGVSGSVGLETSIYAAYGVGVGVKAGLEKDENE from the coding sequence ATGAAATTATTAGATAACCATTCATTACAATATAGTATTTCTGATTTAATATCCAAATTAGATTCTCAAAAAGCGCAATTGAACCAAGTAATCATTTCGATAAATGAACTTTTTAACTATCAAGATTCTTTTACTGGCAAAACCGCAGACGCAATAAGGCTATTCTATCAGGATATACATATCCCCTTCCTTACTTTTTATTCTACTCTTCTTGAAGATTATAAAAAAGTACTTATAACACTAAAAGATCGTTCTTTAGATTTAGAAAATGAGCCTAATGGTCTTATTAAACAAAGTTTCTTAGAAGGGGAACTAAGTGATGGGTTAACTCAATCGGAAAAATCCTTGGTGAAACTAGTTAATGAAACTAATGAGAACTTAAACACTATTGAAGATATTGTTCATGTACCTAGAGTCAATGATCAAGATTTTCTAAATGCTACGGAAGATGCCCATAAAGAGATTAATCAAACAGTTACTGATTTGATTAGCTTTGATACTGAAAATAGTAAAAACTTAGAAACCGTGGGTAAGGATATCCATATGATGGAACAGTATATCCTTGAAATGCAGAGTATTTTAAGATCAGGCAGAATAAGTGTGGGGAATTATTCCACCGTTCAAACAAGTGTATTCACCCAACGTTTGTCTTTACTTCAATCACTACATCAAAAGCAAAATTTTGACTATATGTTATTGCGTAGTACAGTTCCAAGTGAATATGAATCTATGCGTAAGCTCCTCTATCTAAATAATAATAGCTTCTATAGAATAATGACTAACTCTGAGGACATAGCGATTTCTGGTACAGGAGTTGCTCAGAATCCCGATGGAGCAGGTACTAAAAGGAAAAGTGATAACATTATAACTATTGAAGATAAAGTAGAAGATGGTTGGGGTTCGGATGGAGTTGGTAACGCAGGCTACTCACTTGAAGCTGATATAGAAGAAAGAAATATTCAGGGAGAAATTGGCGCTTCAGTCGTTAACACTGATAATATGGATGATATTCCAGATCATGTTAGCCAGAAAATCTTATATGGCGATATGGGAATTTCTGTTCCTTATGGTCTGGAATCTTTTACCAAAAGTACAATTTATGGGCAAAACATTGGATTTAAGTCAGAGGCAGGAGTGGCGAAGTCTTCTTTTTCGCACGAAAACTCACCATTAAATGGTACATTTAATTTTGCTCAAGGAGAAGCAAAATTAAATTACGAAGATTATACATATAGTGCAGGAGCTGGAGTTTCAGCAGCAAAAGTAGAATTAAAGGTGGAGCCACTAAATTTCTTTGGCTATGAGCCACTAGAGGAATGGTTTGGATTTAATTATGACCCGTTTGTTGGTGTAGATATTTCATTAGGAAGCATAGGTGTAAGTGGTTCAGTAGGTTTAGAGACTAGTATCTATGCTGCATACGGTGTAGGTGTTGGCGTAAAAGCAGGACTAGAAAAAGATGAGAATGAGTAA
- a CDS encoding DUF4176 domain-containing protein, translating to MTDLSLDLLPIGTVVKLKDITKPVMIYGRHQIQTKTKEIYDYIAVPYPEGNLSEEFNVFFNRQLIEKVIYKGFISPEENLMKEKVEHDLKIGQGNGVNI from the coding sequence GTGACTGACTTATCATTAGACCTTTTACCAATAGGAACGGTTGTAAAATTAAAAGATATCACAAAGCCTGTCATGATCTACGGAAGGCATCAGATACAAACTAAAACGAAAGAAATCTATGATTATATTGCTGTTCCATATCCAGAAGGGAATCTATCGGAGGAATTTAATGTATTCTTTAACAGGCAATTAATCGAGAAAGTTATATATAAGGGTTTCATCTCTCCAGAAGAAAACCTGATGAAAGAAAAAGTGGAACATGATTTGAAAATAGGTCAAGGAAATGGTGTAAATATATGA
- a CDS encoding DUF4176 domain-containing protein, translating into MKSKFFFLFIILVLTLIGCSEQKASQKVESEKEEEQTESLDPAKLVPIGTVVKLKEMDKLVMVYGYNQIQTSTGKQFDYIAVPYPEGNISPDYNVFFNRNMIKDIIHSGYVTSEDKENRENADSEGHTY; encoded by the coding sequence ATGAAATCAAAGTTCTTTTTTTTATTTATTATTTTAGTACTTACACTGATAGGCTGTAGCGAACAAAAGGCAAGTCAAAAAGTCGAATCGGAAAAGGAAGAGGAACAAACCGAGAGTCTCGACCCTGCTAAGCTGGTTCCGATTGGTACCGTCGTAAAATTAAAAGAAATGGATAAGCTTGTCATGGTTTATGGCTATAATCAAATTCAGACAAGTACTGGTAAGCAATTTGACTATATTGCAGTACCATACCCTGAAGGAAATATCTCACCAGATTATAATGTCTTTTTTAACAGAAATATGATCAAAGATATAATACATAGTGGTTATGTCACTTCAGAGGATAAAGAAAATCGTGAAAATGCTGATAGTGAAGGCCATACATATTGA
- a CDS encoding Uma2 family endonuclease, with translation MAIPDKKEKYSYADYLTWDEGGRFELINGEVFNMSPAPSRRHQQVLRELSTAFSIFLREEECEVFFAPFDVRLLVENKQDDDINNVVQPDLSIVCDQKKLDDKGCNGAPDLIIEILSPSSVKLDRWKKFQLYEKAGVKEYWLVDPVNESVEIYLLINEQYKFQGVFTKVDKISANILTGLELDLNQIFE, from the coding sequence ATGGCCATTCCGGATAAAAAAGAGAAGTATTCGTATGCCGATTATCTAACATGGGACGAAGGCGGAAGATTCGAATTAATTAATGGGGAAGTTTTTAATATGTCTCCTGCTCCATCACGAAGGCATCAACAGGTTCTCCGAGAGCTATCTACAGCTTTTTCGATTTTCTTGCGAGAAGAAGAATGTGAAGTTTTTTTTGCACCTTTTGATGTACGGCTGTTAGTGGAAAATAAACAAGATGATGATATAAATAATGTTGTTCAACCCGATTTATCGATTGTGTGTGATCAGAAAAAGCTTGATGACAAGGGATGTAATGGAGCACCTGATTTGATTATTGAAATCCTTTCACCTTCATCTGTTAAGTTAGATCGTTGGAAAAAGTTTCAACTTTATGAAAAAGCAGGGGTGAAAGAGTATTGGCTTGTTGACCCGGTTAACGAATCTGTAGAAATATATCTTTTAATCAATGAGCAATACAAATTTCAAGGAGTCTTTACAAAAGTTGATAAAATTTCTGCAAATATATTAACCGGATTAGAATTAGACCTAAATCAAATTTTTGAATAA
- a CDS encoding DegV family protein, whose translation MRRIILSTESGADVPSDLAEKYDIQIVPMHIIMDGKDYLDGYLPVQDIYDYYGRTKKIPSTTSTNSHEYQEFFANIRESIPDCIIVHIGYTSKASSSFQNAVIAAEEFEDIFLIDALNVTGGLAAIVLYAAELLEREPSIEPEHLVEKVEAIVPKSRLVFIPGSLEFLKAGGRVSNMASLIGTLLKIKPCIELKDGKLMSTKKYRGNMSGATEKLFSDYLNTYNIDRKQLYFIYSIGFDERIKQRMDEIAKENGFHNIRWIQAGGMISTHSGAGGFGVAGLER comes from the coding sequence ATGCGAAGGATCATCTTATCGACCGAAAGCGGTGCCGACGTACCGAGTGATTTAGCTGAAAAGTACGATATTCAAATAGTTCCAATGCATATCATTATGGATGGAAAAGATTATTTAGATGGTTATCTTCCAGTACAGGATATTTATGACTATTACGGACGTACGAAGAAAATACCCTCTACTACCTCCACAAATTCACATGAGTATCAAGAGTTCTTTGCAAATATAAGAGAGAGTATCCCAGATTGTATTATTGTACATATTGGTTATACATCAAAAGCTTCTTCTTCTTTTCAAAATGCTGTTATTGCTGCGGAAGAATTTGAAGATATTTTTCTCATTGATGCTCTGAACGTTACTGGAGGATTAGCTGCGATTGTACTGTATGCTGCTGAGTTACTAGAAAGGGAACCTTCCATTGAACCGGAACATTTAGTTGAAAAAGTAGAGGCAATCGTTCCTAAATCAAGATTGGTTTTCATCCCAGGGAGTCTTGAGTTTCTTAAAGCAGGAGGACGAGTAAGTAATATGGCTTCTTTGATTGGGACTTTGTTGAAAATAAAGCCATGCATAGAGTTGAAGGACGGAAAGCTTATGTCTACAAAAAAGTACCGCGGGAATATGAGTGGAGCTACTGAAAAACTTTTTAGTGATTACTTAAATACATACAACATCGATAGAAAGCAGCTATATTTTATTTACTCAATAGGGTTTGATGAAAGAATCAAGCAGCGGATGGACGAGATTGCCAAAGAAAATGGATTCCACAATATAAGATGGATCCAAGCGGGCGGTATGATTTCAACACATTCTGGAGCTGGGGGCTTCGGGGTAGCGGGATTGGAGCGATAA
- a CDS encoding carbohydrate ABC transporter permease: MLPTSKNTSPEMTVTANRSNKVLKFLNSKKVVPYIFVSPFILSFLVLSLYPSIQAIIMSFQRVLPGQTTFIGMSNYSRVLNPTFYKALSNTSIYVLLTVLILVITPIILAVLLDSKLVKFKTFFRASLFLPALASTIVAGMVFRLMFGETDAAVANQILNWIGLESVDWRYNAWSGMFLMVLLCCWRWMGVNILYFLAALQNVPKELYEAAEMDGASTIKKFFYVTLPFLKPVTIFVTTISVINGFRMFEESFVFWEAGSPGNIGLTVVGYLYQQGIQQNDMGFGAAIGVVLMLIIFAVSFIQLILTGAFKKGDE, translated from the coding sequence ATGTTACCTACTTCGAAGAATACATCACCTGAAATGACAGTAACAGCAAATAGATCAAATAAAGTGTTGAAATTTCTCAATTCAAAAAAAGTAGTACCGTATATTTTTGTCTCTCCGTTTATCCTTTCTTTTTTGGTTTTATCTTTATATCCTTCAATACAAGCAATCATCATGAGCTTTCAGCGAGTACTTCCAGGACAAACAACATTTATAGGAATGTCTAATTATTCGCGGGTTCTTAATCCAACCTTTTATAAGGCACTATCAAATACATCAATCTACGTTTTACTAACCGTTCTCATTTTAGTCATAACACCAATCATTTTAGCTGTATTACTAGATTCAAAGCTTGTTAAATTTAAAACATTTTTCAGGGCATCTTTGTTTTTACCTGCATTAGCTTCAACGATTGTAGCTGGTATGGTGTTTAGACTTATGTTTGGTGAAACCGATGCAGCAGTGGCTAACCAAATTTTAAATTGGATAGGTTTAGAGTCTGTTGATTGGAGATATAACGCTTGGTCAGGCATGTTTCTCATGGTTCTTCTATGTTGTTGGCGTTGGATGGGTGTGAACATTCTTTATTTCTTAGCTGCTCTTCAAAATGTTCCTAAAGAATTATACGAAGCAGCAGAAATGGATGGCGCATCAACAATCAAGAAGTTTTTCTATGTCACATTGCCATTTTTAAAGCCGGTGACAATCTTTGTAACAACCATTTCCGTCATCAATGGTTTTAGAATGTTTGAAGAAAGCTTTGTTTTCTGGGAAGCAGGTTCTCCAGGAAATATTGGATTAACAGTTGTTGGTTATTTATATCAACAAGGGATTCAGCAAAATGATATGGGGTTTGGTGCAGCAATCGGGGTTGTTTTAATGTTAATCATCTTTGCGGTTAGCTTCATTCAACTTATTTTAACTGGAGCCTTTAAGAAAGGGGATGAGTAA
- a CDS encoding carbohydrate ABC transporter permease, with translation MKKKKSSLVVWLINIGFCIISFIALFPILNLLISSLRPSSELMRNGISLVFDPSTLSFNNYTYIFTQAGNYWGWYMNSLTISAITIVLSLFFSSMVGYALALYDFKGRNLIFGFVLFILMVPFEILMLPLFQLMISMNLINTYTAVILPAVVAPIAVFFFRQYAIGLPKELMDAARIDGATEYGIFFRIMLPLMGPSMAAMAILQGLGSWNNFLWPLIVLRSNDMFTLPIGLATLLTPYGNNYDVLIAGSVMTIIPIIILFVFFQRYFVAGLTVGGVKG, from the coding sequence ATGAAAAAGAAAAAAAGTTCACTAGTCGTTTGGTTAATAAACATTGGCTTTTGCATCATTTCATTTATTGCGTTGTTCCCTATTTTAAATTTGTTAATTTCATCACTAAGACCTTCGTCCGAATTAATGAGAAATGGAATTAGCTTGGTTTTTGATCCTAGTACACTAAGTTTTAATAACTACACGTATATTTTTACACAAGCTGGTAATTATTGGGGCTGGTATATGAACAGCTTGACCATTTCAGCGATTACGATTGTACTATCGTTATTTTTCTCTTCAATGGTCGGGTATGCACTTGCGTTATATGACTTTAAAGGAAGAAATCTAATTTTTGGGTTTGTGCTATTTATTTTAATGGTTCCATTTGAAATTCTTATGCTTCCACTCTTCCAATTAATGATTAGTATGAATTTAATTAATACGTACACAGCTGTTATTCTACCTGCTGTAGTTGCACCGATAGCAGTATTCTTCTTCAGACAATATGCCATTGGTCTTCCAAAAGAATTAATGGATGCGGCAAGGATTGATGGAGCTACAGAGTATGGAATTTTCTTTAGGATTATGCTACCGCTTATGGGGCCATCAATGGCAGCAATGGCAATTCTTCAGGGATTAGGAAGCTGGAACAATTTCTTATGGCCATTAATTGTTTTAAGATCGAACGATATGTTTACATTACCAATCGGCTTAGCAACGTTACTAACACCTTATGGAAATAATTATGATGTGCTCATTGCAGGTTCTGTTATGACCATTATTCCAATCATTATTCTCTTTGTCTTTTTCCAACGGTACTTTGTTGCAGGACTTACAGTTGGTGGAGTGAAGGGATAA
- a CDS encoding YesL family protein, producing MNGKEIVSKLDFILQWIFRLVVLNVMWIFYSVLGLIVAGIFPSTAAMLSVARKWILGEHDIKIFQTFKKTYRQEFATANILGWILTITGVILYFNFQLMKNSVSVFSIVTPFAFYLMVFFYMILLIWAFPMLVHYKATWRQHLKNAIIVGLSKLHYTLMCGLKIFFVLYLSLSYPGIIPFFTISALGIGVMWVTLRVFTKMDQGVKVKSL from the coding sequence ATGAATGGGAAAGAAATTGTATCAAAATTAGATTTTATACTTCAATGGATTTTCCGCCTTGTTGTGCTGAATGTAATGTGGATTTTCTATTCAGTTCTTGGACTAATTGTAGCAGGTATCTTTCCATCTACTGCCGCTATGTTAAGTGTAGCTCGAAAGTGGATTCTGGGTGAACATGATATCAAGATTTTCCAAACATTTAAGAAAACATATCGTCAAGAATTTGCTACAGCCAATATATTGGGATGGATTTTAACAATAACTGGAGTTATTCTGTATTTTAATTTTCAATTAATGAAGAATTCGGTAAGTGTGTTCTCTATTGTAACTCCTTTTGCCTTTTATTTAATGGTTTTCTTCTATATGATTCTATTAATTTGGGCTTTTCCAATGCTTGTTCATTATAAAGCTACCTGGAGACAGCATCTTAAGAATGCCATTATTGTAGGTTTATCAAAACTTCATTATACCCTCATGTGTGGTTTGAAGATTTTTTTTGTATTGTATCTATCTTTAAGTTATCCGGGAATCATTCCATTTTTCACGATTAGTGCCTTAGGGATAGGGGTGATGTGGGTTACGTTGCGAGTCTTTACTAAAATGGATCAGGGAGTAAAGGTGAAGTCGCTATAA
- a CDS encoding ABC transporter substrate-binding protein, translated as MKRSLSVLLGLLMCFVLAACNGGGDSASGEATEKEVIGGDVEDATELKYWTFVELHMDFFKDAVPRWNELHPDKPIKLVAETFPYDQMHNNLLLALQSGKGAPDISDIEVGRFPNFLQGEPQLLPMNEYVEPEMDNFIQSRFDIYAKDGNYYGMPTHVGATVMYYNKEIMDQAGVDIDSIKTWDDYVEAGKKVVENTDAVMTTVHTGDATTFQQMISQQGSDLFDDEGNLTIDSPENIKTLSLLNDMLNTHKIAELTPGGEPHAEEFYAFMNEGKAASISMPMWYMGRFTDYMPDLKGKMVIRPMPAWEEGGDRSVGIGGTGTVVTNQTEHAELAKEFLAFAKLSKEANIKLWTVLGFDPPRWDVWEDPAVQEDNKFYQYFGTDIFDTLLEIKDEINGINVTEQYPDVLTELNTNTLNNVLRQKSESPEDALKKAQETVEANMQ; from the coding sequence TTGAAAAGGTCGTTATCGGTACTTTTAGGATTACTTATGTGTTTTGTATTAGCGGCATGTAATGGTGGAGGAGACTCGGCATCTGGTGAGGCAACTGAAAAGGAAGTTATAGGTGGAGATGTTGAAGATGCAACCGAATTAAAGTATTGGACATTTGTTGAACTGCACATGGATTTCTTTAAAGACGCGGTTCCTCGTTGGAATGAACTTCACCCAGATAAACCGATTAAACTTGTTGCTGAAACATTCCCTTACGATCAAATGCATAACAACTTATTATTAGCGCTACAGTCTGGTAAAGGTGCACCTGATATTTCTGATATTGAAGTTGGTCGTTTTCCGAACTTTTTACAAGGTGAACCACAGCTTTTACCTATGAATGAATATGTTGAACCAGAAATGGATAACTTCATCCAATCAAGATTTGACATATATGCTAAGGATGGTAATTACTACGGTATGCCTACACATGTTGGTGCGACTGTCATGTATTATAACAAAGAAATTATGGACCAAGCTGGTGTTGATATAGATTCAATCAAAACTTGGGATGACTATGTAGAAGCGGGTAAAAAGGTCGTTGAAAACACTGATGCTGTTATGACAACAGTTCATACGGGTGATGCAACTACTTTCCAGCAAATGATCAGTCAACAAGGTTCTGACTTATTTGATGATGAGGGTAATTTAACAATAGATAGCCCTGAAAACATCAAAACACTTTCTTTGTTGAATGATATGCTTAATACACATAAAATTGCAGAGTTAACACCTGGTGGCGAGCCACATGCTGAAGAGTTTTATGCATTTATGAATGAAGGAAAAGCGGCATCTATCTCTATGCCAATGTGGTATATGGGACGTTTCACAGATTATATGCCTGACCTAAAAGGTAAAATGGTGATACGACCAATGCCTGCTTGGGAAGAAGGTGGAGATCGCTCGGTAGGTATTGGTGGAACTGGTACCGTTGTTACAAATCAAACTGAGCATGCTGAGCTTGCAAAGGAATTCCTGGCATTTGCAAAACTTTCTAAGGAAGCAAATATTAAACTATGGACAGTTCTGGGCTTTGATCCACCTCGTTGGGATGTGTGGGAAGATCCGGCGGTTCAAGAGGATAACAAATTCTATCAATATTTCGGTACGGATATTTTTGATACATTACTTGAGATCAAAGACGAAATTAATGGTATTAACGTAACAGAACAATATCCAGATGTTCTAACCGAGTTAAATACCAATACATTAAATAATGTACTAAGACAGAAATCTGAATCTCCTGAAGATGCTTTAAAGAAAGCACAGGAAACAGTTGAAGCAAATATGCAGTAG